One window of Burkholderia vietnamiensis LMG 10929 genomic DNA carries:
- a CDS encoding membrane protein yields MSTPLAIARGAGALAAVAAYQIGAHYAAATPGAHGFGLAMALVPPLLLALGAALRSPRRAALVPVWLLVAGALWAARVPLARHFEWGLYLEHASFNVAMALLFGRTLMAGQVPLCTRFAAMIHGEITPAVARYTRRITLAWALFFVAIAAVSTLLFATAPIAAWSTFANYLSLPLVAVMFAAEHACRRVALPGDARTTMADSMRAYRASTQPSR; encoded by the coding sequence ATGAGCACGCCGCTCGCCATCGCGCGCGGCGCCGGCGCGCTGGCCGCGGTCGCCGCGTATCAGATCGGCGCGCATTACGCGGCCGCGACGCCGGGCGCGCACGGCTTCGGCCTCGCGATGGCGCTGGTGCCGCCGCTGCTGCTCGCGCTCGGTGCGGCGCTGCGCTCGCCGCGACGCGCGGCGCTCGTGCCGGTGTGGCTGCTCGTCGCCGGCGCGCTGTGGGCCGCACGCGTCCCGCTCGCACGCCATTTCGAATGGGGCCTGTATCTCGAGCACGCGAGCTTCAACGTCGCGATGGCGCTGCTGTTCGGCCGCACGCTGATGGCCGGCCAGGTGCCGCTGTGCACGCGCTTCGCGGCGATGATTCACGGCGAGATCACGCCGGCCGTCGCGCGCTACACGCGGCGCATCACGCTCGCGTGGGCGCTGTTCTTCGTCGCGATCGCGGCCGTGTCGACGCTGCTGTTCGCGACCGCGCCGATCGCCGCGTGGTCGACCTTCGCCAACTACCTGTCGTTGCCGCTCGTCGCCGTGATGTTCGCCGCCGAGCATGCGTGCCGGCGCGTCGCGCTGCCGGGCGACGCGCGCACGACGATGGCCGACTCGATGCGCGCGTACCGCGCGTCGACCCAGCCGTCGCGATGA
- a CDS encoding AMP-binding protein: MPTHPLVFPLVFHSSPDQTIAWRDGAPVSVRAFVADVARVAAVLPAGGHVFNVCRDRYRFAVGLCAALVAGKVSLLPSTHTPEMVRQLASFAPDAFCLHDAPDCTIDLPRFTYPEAAAHAGGDDDAAPCVVPQIDASRLVAYVFTSGSSGTPVPHRKTWGGLVGCVRAAAERLALLDGRAATLIGTVPPQHMYGFESTVLLALIGGLAFSNRQPFYPGDIRDELAALPQPRVLVTSPVHLRALLSAGHALPRAALVLSATAPLSEKLAGEAEAALDAPLVEIYGSTETGQIATRRTSQGAAWQPFPEIRLDVRDALDRPGADAAGDDGGPTVWASGGHVEAPVPMGDALELLGDGRFLLHGRKADLVNIAGKRTSLAYLNHQLNAIAGVVDGVFFMPDEAAPADADARREPVTRLVALVVAPTLAAADLQRALRERIDPAFMPRPLVFVDALPRNETGKLPRDALAALVARHVRTGAAAARTHCAPQTRLGFTIAADHPALPGHFPGHPIVPGVVLLDHAIAALGASLNRPLDTWRLASAKFLSPVAPGEPLDLAFEAAANGAIRFTLRAGARDVASAVLAAPPATHDGGQP, from the coding sequence ATGCCGACTCACCCGCTGGTATTCCCGCTGGTATTCCATTCGTCGCCGGACCAGACGATCGCCTGGCGCGACGGTGCGCCCGTCAGCGTGCGCGCGTTCGTCGCGGACGTCGCACGCGTCGCCGCCGTGCTGCCCGCCGGCGGCCACGTGTTCAACGTGTGCCGCGATCGCTACCGCTTCGCGGTCGGCCTGTGCGCGGCGCTCGTCGCCGGCAAGGTCAGCCTGCTGCCGTCGACGCACACGCCGGAGATGGTGCGCCAGCTCGCGTCGTTCGCACCCGATGCGTTCTGCCTGCACGATGCGCCGGACTGCACGATCGACCTGCCGCGCTTCACGTATCCGGAAGCCGCCGCGCACGCAGGCGGCGACGACGACGCCGCGCCGTGCGTGGTGCCGCAGATCGACGCGTCGCGGCTCGTCGCGTACGTGTTCACGTCGGGTTCGAGCGGCACGCCGGTGCCGCATCGCAAGACGTGGGGCGGCCTGGTCGGCTGCGTGCGCGCGGCGGCCGAACGCCTCGCGCTGCTCGACGGGCGTGCGGCCACGCTGATCGGCACCGTGCCGCCGCAGCACATGTACGGCTTCGAATCGACGGTGCTGCTCGCGCTGATCGGCGGCCTCGCGTTCAGCAACCGGCAACCGTTCTATCCGGGCGACATCCGCGACGAACTCGCCGCGCTCCCGCAGCCGCGCGTGCTCGTCACGTCGCCGGTGCATCTGCGCGCGCTGCTGTCGGCCGGCCACGCGCTGCCGCGCGCGGCGCTCGTGCTGTCGGCCACCGCGCCGCTGTCGGAAAAGCTCGCGGGCGAAGCGGAAGCCGCGCTCGACGCGCCGCTCGTCGAAATCTACGGCAGCACCGAGACCGGCCAGATCGCGACGCGCCGCACGTCGCAGGGCGCCGCGTGGCAACCGTTCCCCGAGATCCGGCTGGACGTGCGCGACGCCCTCGACCGGCCGGGCGCGGACGCCGCGGGCGACGACGGCGGCCCGACCGTCTGGGCGTCGGGCGGCCACGTCGAGGCGCCGGTGCCGATGGGCGACGCGCTCGAACTGCTCGGCGACGGCCGGTTCCTGCTGCACGGCCGCAAGGCCGACCTCGTCAACATCGCCGGCAAGCGCACGTCGCTCGCCTATCTGAATCATCAGCTCAACGCGATTGCCGGCGTCGTCGACGGCGTGTTCTTCATGCCCGACGAAGCCGCGCCGGCCGACGCCGATGCGCGCCGCGAACCGGTGACGCGGCTCGTCGCGCTGGTCGTCGCGCCGACGCTCGCCGCGGCCGATCTGCAGCGCGCGCTGCGCGAACGGATCGATCCGGCGTTCATGCCGCGTCCGCTCGTGTTCGTCGACGCGTTGCCGCGCAATGAAACGGGCAAGCTGCCGCGCGACGCGCTGGCCGCGCTGGTCGCCCGCCACGTGCGCACCGGCGCCGCCGCCGCGCGTACGCACTGCGCGCCGCAGACGCGGCTCGGCTTCACGATCGCGGCCGACCATCCCGCGCTGCCCGGCCATTTCCCCGGCCATCCGATCGTGCCGGGCGTCGTGCTCCTCGACCACGCGATCGCCGCGCTCGGCGCGTCGCTGAACCGGCCGCTCGACACGTGGCGGCTCGCGTCCGCGAAATTCCTGAGCCCGGTCGCGCCCGGCGAGCCGCTCGATCTCGCGTTCGAGGCGGCGGCGAACGGTGCGATCCGCTTCACGCTGCGCGCCGGCGCGCGCGACGTCGCGAGCGCCGTGCTGGCCGCGCCGCCCGCCACGCACGACGGCGGACAGCCATGA